A portion of the Blastopirellula sediminis genome contains these proteins:
- a CDS encoding prephenate dehydrogenase — protein sequence MPQWNQATIVGVGLIGGSIGLAMRARGLAKTIVGVGRNKESLADALKVGAIDIAATDIAEGVKEAELVVVCAPVDKIVHLVQEVDRHCQPGTIVTDAGSTKGEIAAALSKGLQNARFVGGHPLAGGAKAGPKHADACLYVGRTVVLTPTAKTDQEAAAAVEDLWTSLGATVVLMKPKEHDEALAFTSHLPHWAAAAIAATTPEKWLPLTATGWYDTTRIAGGDAALWRQIFTSNRGHVLKALDKFEKVLAALREALETENDAKLEKLLNDGKNRRDAVGN from the coding sequence ATGCCCCAATGGAACCAAGCCACGATCGTAGGAGTCGGCCTGATCGGCGGTTCGATCGGCCTGGCGATGCGAGCCCGCGGCTTGGCGAAAACGATTGTCGGGGTCGGACGGAATAAAGAAAGTTTGGCGGACGCGCTGAAGGTCGGCGCGATCGACATCGCGGCGACCGACATCGCCGAAGGGGTCAAAGAGGCCGAACTGGTGGTGGTCTGCGCTCCGGTCGACAAGATCGTCCACTTGGTGCAGGAAGTTGATCGCCACTGCCAGCCGGGGACCATCGTGACCGACGCCGGCAGCACCAAAGGGGAAATCGCCGCGGCGCTGAGCAAAGGTTTGCAGAACGCCCGGTTCGTAGGCGGTCATCCCTTGGCCGGCGGCGCGAAAGCTGGCCCCAAACATGCCGACGCCTGCCTGTATGTCGGACGGACGGTGGTGCTGACGCCAACGGCCAAGACCGATCAAGAAGCCGCGGCAGCGGTCGAAGATTTATGGACGTCCCTCGGCGCGACGGTCGTCTTGATGAAACCGAAAGAACATGACGAGGCGTTGGCCTTCACCAGCCATCTGCCTCACTGGGCCGCAGCGGCGATCGCCGCGACGACCCCCGAGAAGTGGTTGCCCCTGACCGCAACCGGCTGGTACGACACGACGCGGATCGCCGGCGGCGACGCTGCGTTGTGGCGACAGATATTTACCTCGAATCGAGGCCACGTCTTGAAGGCGCTGGACAAGTTTGAGAAAGTGCTGGCGGCTTTGCGTGAAGCTCTCGAAACCGAGAATGACGCTAAGCTCGAAAAACTCCTAAACGACGGAAAAAATCGCCGTGACGCTGTGGGAAATTGA
- a CDS encoding type II secretion system F family protein, whose protein sequence is MFFSPRIGLNPLVQLCQRVGTQLEAGVDDRTIWRREVDRARGPHRRVMEEINDGIQQGATLGDALKRTGDYFPHVFREMVRLGDETGHLDRILRELSDRYEHRLQLRRAFLAGIAWPMIQFIFAVLFIGFVIGLMGFLGDLTGKPIDILGLGLVGTKGVILYFAGVGGLLFCAWLVWMFYSRGQLDFLPIGRIVMSIPVVGSPLKTIALSQMAWTLALTTGGGLDARRAVRLGLESTNSDYYTHYIEQVDKEILAGEDIGGALRHTGVFPEEFLDAIYTGEITGKLSEMMEKLSADYQARAKAALNTLAILAGFLVWMMVAGLIIALIFRIFFTAYLGPMNEALEGLK, encoded by the coding sequence ATGTTTTTTTCCCCACGCATCGGACTCAACCCCCTTGTCCAGCTTTGCCAACGCGTGGGAACGCAATTGGAAGCCGGTGTGGATGACCGCACCATCTGGCGGCGCGAAGTCGATCGGGCCCGGGGACCGCATCGGCGCGTCATGGAGGAGATCAACGATGGGATTCAGCAGGGAGCGACCCTGGGGGACGCGCTGAAGCGAACCGGCGACTACTTTCCCCACGTTTTTCGGGAAATGGTCCGCTTGGGGGACGAAACTGGACATCTCGATCGGATTCTGCGGGAACTCTCGGACCGGTACGAACATCGGCTCCAACTCCGCCGCGCGTTTCTGGCCGGGATCGCCTGGCCGATGATTCAGTTCATCTTTGCGGTCCTCTTCATCGGCTTCGTGATCGGCCTGATGGGTTTCCTGGGCGATTTGACCGGCAAGCCGATCGACATCCTGGGGCTTGGGCTGGTCGGAACCAAGGGGGTAATCCTTTACTTTGCGGGAGTCGGCGGCCTGCTCTTCTGCGCATGGCTGGTCTGGATGTTCTACAGCCGCGGACAACTCGATTTCCTGCCGATCGGACGAATCGTGATGAGCATCCCCGTCGTCGGCAGCCCGCTGAAGACGATCGCCCTGTCGCAAATGGCCTGGACGCTCGCGCTGACGACCGGCGGCGGTCTCGATGCACGGCGTGCGGTCCGGCTCGGGCTCGAGTCGACCAATAGCGACTACTACACGCACTACATCGAACAAGTCGATAAAGAAATCTTGGCTGGCGAAGATATCGGCGGCGCGCTCCGCCATACCGGCGTCTTTCCAGAAGAATTTCTCGACGCCATCTATACCGGCGAGATCACCGGCAAGCTTTCCGAAATGATGGAAAAGCTTTCCGCCGACTACCAGGCCCGCGCCAAAGCGGCCCTTAACACCTTGGCGATCCTCGCCGGCTTCCTGGTCTGGATGATGGTAGCGGGGCTGATCATCGCACTGATCTTCCGCATCTTCTTCACCGCCTACTTGGGCCCGATGAACGAAGCGCTGGAAGGACTGAAGTAG
- a CDS encoding PcfJ domain-containing protein, whose protein sequence is MANKQKRKQSIDNDRYFRDHLTRLGLDTVEQYRAWCADNGFSDKLRKTEHQRHLEGAHADRMRAHRRLLCKKRDARRQAERLLAIARGEIDARQVSDPAQQRFAESVRQTRCKQEPLAELLKHLLRQRASFLDGAPFYQDDGRIDGNSALEALPLLATFSDQWVRPLDDWAPTSRSGRKQFLSLLHHLLVRYGDMPAFFHRVWFAGHGTEAARQRRWYVRVGAGENFRQCDAPIPFTKRMAHYFLTAPDDASVNEAIRWGQVLGLGGNARLAKAILRTRLTGTFAHDQFWTTVIQWLIRNPLNDLTQVGPIIDYIHFQRFQVAYYYLDGDRNEAGPARQPNFTMKGRSPKSLLREVNRWHVRLECNSAFDVPSWKPSGYPPFDVLKMSKSGTEQLWSIREICSAKELVAEGRKMHHCVATYAWTCSRGERSIWRMEVESSGLHEKALTLEVDVATRTIVQARGKWNRLATDAERAVLREWGATAGLKLGKYA, encoded by the coding sequence ATGGCGAACAAACAAAAACGGAAACAATCGATTGATAACGATCGCTACTTTCGCGATCACCTGACGCGGCTGGGCCTGGATACGGTCGAGCAATATCGCGCCTGGTGCGCGGACAACGGCTTTTCGGACAAGCTCCGCAAAACCGAGCATCAACGTCATCTGGAGGGGGCGCATGCCGATCGCATGCGGGCTCACCGCCGACTTCTCTGTAAGAAGCGGGACGCGCGTCGTCAGGCCGAACGCTTGCTGGCGATCGCTCGCGGCGAAATCGACGCCCGCCAAGTCTCGGATCCGGCCCAACAACGTTTCGCCGAATCGGTCCGACAAACGCGCTGCAAGCAGGAGCCGTTGGCCGAGTTGCTGAAGCATTTGCTACGACAACGGGCCAGCTTTTTGGATGGCGCCCCGTTCTATCAGGACGATGGACGGATCGATGGCAACTCGGCGCTCGAAGCGCTGCCGCTGCTGGCAACCTTCTCAGACCAATGGGTTCGTCCGCTGGATGACTGGGCGCCGACATCACGGAGCGGGCGGAAGCAATTCCTTTCGCTGCTGCATCACTTGCTGGTGCGCTACGGCGACATGCCGGCGTTCTTCCATCGGGTCTGGTTCGCCGGTCATGGTACGGAAGCGGCCCGCCAACGGCGCTGGTACGTACGGGTCGGCGCTGGCGAGAACTTCCGCCAGTGCGATGCGCCGATTCCTTTCACCAAAAGGATGGCGCATTACTTTTTGACCGCCCCGGACGACGCTTCGGTCAACGAGGCGATTCGCTGGGGACAAGTTCTGGGACTGGGTGGAAACGCCCGCTTGGCCAAAGCGATCCTGAGAACGCGGCTCACCGGGACGTTCGCGCATGACCAGTTTTGGACGACGGTGATTCAGTGGTTGATTCGCAATCCGCTGAACGACCTGACGCAAGTCGGTCCGATCATCGACTACATCCATTTCCAACGGTTTCAGGTCGCGTATTACTACCTGGACGGCGATCGGAACGAAGCCGGCCCTGCGCGGCAGCCGAACTTCACGATGAAAGGGCGGTCGCCGAAGTCGCTGTTGCGGGAAGTGAATCGCTGGCATGTGCGACTCGAATGCAATTCGGCGTTCGACGTCCCCAGTTGGAAGCCAAGCGGCTATCCGCCGTTTGACGTTCTCAAGATGTCGAAGAGCGGGACTGAGCAACTCTGGTCGATCCGCGAGATCTGTTCGGCGAAAGAACTGGTCGCCGAGGGTCGCAAGATGCATCACTGCGTCGCCACGTACGCTTGGACCTGCTCGCGGGGAGAGCGCTCGATTTGGCGGATGGAAGTCGAGTCGAGCGGCTTGCACGAGAAAGCGTTGACGTTGGAAGTCGACGTCGCGACGCGCACCATCGTGCAGGCCCGCGGCAAATGGAATCGCCTGGCGACCGACGCGGAACGGGCCGTGCTGCGCGAGTGGGGCGCAACGGCCGGTTTGAAGCTCGGCAAATATGCGTAG